A single Hemiscyllium ocellatum isolate sHemOce1 chromosome 18, sHemOce1.pat.X.cur, whole genome shotgun sequence DNA region contains:
- the LOC132824453 gene encoding dispanin subfamily A member 2b-like, with translation MEFRADNVPLSTRSYPYQGLKDDEQTAGTTVVNVAPNVTSVRDHFLWSIFNFAFMNFCCLGFVAMVFSVKSRDRKVVGDPEGARHYASTARALNIAATVLTVLVLIIGIVVIFVSLSMVNRVIEHEKQEHPDVFGGWN, from the exons ATGGAGTTCCGAGCTGACAATGTACCGCTGAGCACCCGCAGCTACCCTTACCAGGGGCTGAAGGACGACGAGCAGACGGCGGGCACCACCGTCGTTAACGTGGCCCCGAATGTGACCTCGGTCCgggaccacttcctctggtccaTCTTCAACTTCGCCTTCATGAACTTCTGCTGCCTGGGCTTCGTGGCGATGGTCTTCTCGGTCAAA tcTAGAGATCGAAAAGTTGTGGGAGATCCAGAAGGGGCTCGGCATTATGCATCTACAGCTCGAGCACTCAACATTGCTGCCACAGTGCTGACTGTTCTTGTCCTTATAATCGGCATTGTGGTGATTTTCGTTAGCCTGTCTATGGTGAATAGAGTCATTGAACATGAAAAACAAGAGCACCCTGATGTCtttggaggctggaattga